A single Micromonospora luteifusca DNA region contains:
- a CDS encoding cytochrome P450 → MTRHADVRTALTHPAFEVPAVDSGPYGTLAWLRASVSRFSTSQRHAERRAIVVDALGALDPDELRDEAARLTVAVLDRAGGRLDVMRELARPVPLRVLAERLGFADPTAAGTAVAVVAAAYHPGVDVALVRRADRAVATLLAVVPPAAPEVRANLIGLLVQACDATAGLIGAAAHHLLPPPGSLAGGDSPDAAGTAQLLAEVLRLDPPVRATRRITTTEVRLGGRDLPAGSQMLLRFDAANRDPQVFAEPAAFRPGRPGAGLLTFGAGERGCPGDRQALALATGVFDVLRERCRRTRAPLCHEPHPTLTVPKTLEVSVR, encoded by the coding sequence GTGACGCGGCACGCGGACGTACGGACGGCGCTGACCCACCCGGCGTTCGAGGTGCCGGCCGTCGACAGCGGCCCGTACGGCACGCTCGCCTGGCTGCGTGCCTCGGTCAGCCGGTTCAGCACCTCGCAACGGCACGCCGAGCGCCGGGCGATCGTGGTTGACGCGCTGGGCGCGCTGGACCCGGACGAGCTGCGCGACGAGGCGGCCCGGTTGACCGTCGCCGTCCTGGACCGTGCCGGTGGCCGCCTCGACGTGATGCGTGAACTGGCCCGACCGGTGCCACTGCGGGTGCTGGCCGAGCGCCTCGGTTTCGCCGATCCGACAGCCGCCGGGACGGCGGTCGCGGTCGTCGCGGCGGCGTACCACCCGGGGGTTGACGTGGCTCTGGTCCGGCGGGCCGACCGGGCGGTGGCGACGCTGCTGGCGGTGGTGCCGCCGGCCGCACCGGAGGTACGCGCGAACCTGATCGGTCTGCTGGTGCAGGCGTGCGACGCGACCGCCGGCCTGATCGGCGCCGCCGCCCACCACCTGCTGCCTCCGCCCGGCAGCCTGGCCGGCGGCGACTCGCCAGACGCGGCGGGGACGGCGCAGTTGTTGGCGGAGGTGTTGCGGCTCGATCCGCCGGTACGGGCGACCCGGCGGATCACCACGACGGAGGTGCGACTGGGTGGGCGGGATCTGCCGGCGGGCAGCCAGATGCTCCTGCGTTTCGACGCGGCCAACCGTGACCCGCAGGTGTTCGCCGAGCCGGCGGCGTTCCGGCCGGGTCGACCCGGTGCTGGCCTGCTGACCTTCGGGGCCGGGGAGCGTGGCTGCCCCGGCGACCGGCAGGCCCTGGCCCTCGCCACCGGGGTGTTCGACGTGCTGCGCGAACGTTGCCGGCGCACCCGTGCCCCGCTGTGCCACGAGCCGCACCCGACCCTGACGGTTCCGAAGACCCTGGAGGTGAGCGTCCGATGA
- a CDS encoding ArsR/SmtB family transcription factor, whose translation MSGGTEGRGMAELAALLADDTRAGICVALLDGRAWTAGELARRAGVAPSTASDHLTRLVRGGLLVEERQGRHRYLRLAGPSVAQLIEDLAGHAPAPPAPAGSLRAANANGALAYARTCYDHLAGRLGVLMYDALLADGRLDRSGGLALTPDGWAWAAELGVPVHVVRTARRPVVRDCLDWTERRPHLAGALGAALCRCFVDRGWITPGAGRAVRLTPTGRTALAETLDVPEQTLAPTPSPAPASGRA comes from the coding sequence ATGAGTGGTGGCACCGAGGGCCGCGGGATGGCCGAGTTGGCGGCCCTGCTGGCCGACGACACCCGGGCCGGCATCTGCGTCGCGCTGCTCGACGGCCGGGCCTGGACGGCCGGCGAACTGGCCCGGCGGGCCGGTGTCGCGCCGTCGACGGCCAGCGACCACCTCACCCGCCTGGTCCGTGGTGGCCTGCTGGTCGAGGAGCGGCAGGGCCGCCACCGCTACCTGCGGCTGGCCGGGCCGTCGGTGGCCCAACTGATCGAGGACCTGGCCGGGCACGCCCCGGCCCCACCCGCGCCGGCTGGGTCGCTGCGCGCGGCCAACGCCAACGGCGCCTTGGCGTACGCCCGGACCTGCTACGACCACCTGGCCGGGCGGTTGGGCGTGCTGATGTACGACGCGCTGCTGGCCGACGGACGGCTGGACCGCTCCGGCGGCTTGGCGCTGACCCCCGATGGGTGGGCGTGGGCGGCCGAACTGGGCGTACCGGTGCACGTCGTGCGCACCGCTCGACGCCCGGTGGTCCGCGACTGCCTGGACTGGACCGAGCGCCGTCCGCACCTGGCTGGAGCGCTCGGTGCCGCGCTCTGCCGCTGCTTCGTCGACCGGGGCTGGATCACGCCGGGCGCCGGCCGCGCGGTCCGCCTCACCCCGACCGGCCGCACCGCCCTCGCCGAAACCCTGGACGTCCCCGAACAGACCCTCGCTCCCACCCCGTCCCCGGCACCCGCCAGCGGCCGAGCGTGA
- a CDS encoding 2'-5' RNA ligase family protein yields MRTVELVCSAGLDAAVRSTWERLAAAGLPSLARNIHPTNRPHLTLAAVDDFPPGVQHRLAELFDAALPLPVTLDRVVVLDGSAPLVWLVRPTPALASLHAAVWDILAEADGLRPWHAPGAWMPHLSLALRFRNADLRLARAVAGGQRPTGEFEAARSYDGADRTVSRLGRLR; encoded by the coding sequence GTGCGTACGGTGGAACTGGTCTGCTCGGCCGGGTTGGACGCTGCGGTCCGGTCGACCTGGGAGCGGTTGGCGGCGGCAGGACTGCCCAGCCTGGCCCGCAACATCCATCCGACCAACCGACCGCACCTCACCCTCGCCGCGGTGGACGATTTCCCGCCCGGCGTCCAGCACCGACTGGCCGAGCTGTTCGACGCCGCGCTGCCACTACCGGTCACACTCGATCGCGTCGTCGTCCTCGACGGCAGCGCCCCGTTGGTCTGGCTCGTCCGGCCAACGCCGGCACTGGCTTCGCTGCACGCCGCCGTCTGGGACATCCTCGCCGAGGCTGACGGGCTTCGACCCTGGCACGCGCCGGGCGCGTGGATGCCACACCTGAGCCTGGCGCTGCGGTTCCGCAACGCGGATCTGCGGCTGGCTCGGGCTGTTGCGGGCGGGCAGCGCCCGACGGGCGAGTTCGAGGCCGCCCGCAGCTACGATGGCGCGGACCGGACGGTGAGCCGGCTGGGCCGGCTCCGCTAG
- a CDS encoding low temperature requirement protein A, with protein sequence MPRKVAAGPVDPVRSSAVELFFDLVFIFTLGRLSATLVEEPSLLADAQAVIFLLAFWWIWYNTNLATDSLDCERPTVQVLIICVMLGSLLMSINVPDAFGDQGFVFVSAYLGIHLGRTLVMALYLRGTPAWRRPVRGIVWYLMSATIWFAGAASSGGEARALWWACALAIDYLAPVFGWPVPWLGRARANEWRLAGEHLNERYRQFIILALGETILATGNFYRLSPRDLQDTTAFLLTFWTVVFLWWTYFYRTTTSLAAKINTAVDPYRLNLRASYTHLVMVAGILLTGIGGELMLKEPDAERSAGNVVAILIGPLTFLVGRMIFEIWVFDRLTKHCLAAVVACLALSPVAAQLPPLAVGLLGAATITTVAIFDLTHRARIAGGINPVSGEDVPLRQTR encoded by the coding sequence ATGCCCAGGAAGGTCGCGGCGGGTCCGGTCGACCCGGTGCGTTCCAGTGCCGTCGAGCTGTTCTTCGACCTCGTCTTCATCTTCACCCTCGGCCGTCTGTCGGCGACCCTGGTCGAGGAGCCCAGCTTGCTCGCCGACGCGCAAGCCGTGATCTTCCTGCTCGCCTTCTGGTGGATCTGGTACAACACCAACCTGGCCACCGACAGCCTCGACTGCGAACGACCCACCGTGCAGGTCCTGATCATCTGCGTGATGCTCGGCAGTCTGTTGATGTCCATCAACGTTCCGGACGCGTTCGGTGATCAGGGCTTCGTCTTCGTGAGCGCGTACCTCGGGATCCACCTCGGCCGTACCCTGGTCATGGCCCTCTATCTGCGCGGTACCCCGGCCTGGCGTCGGCCGGTCCGGGGAATCGTCTGGTATCTGATGTCCGCGACGATCTGGTTCGCCGGGGCCGCGTCCAGCGGCGGCGAAGCGCGGGCCCTGTGGTGGGCGTGCGCCCTGGCGATCGACTACTTGGCGCCGGTCTTCGGATGGCCTGTCCCATGGCTCGGTCGGGCACGCGCGAACGAGTGGCGTCTCGCGGGCGAACACCTGAACGAGCGGTACCGGCAGTTCATCATCCTGGCCCTCGGCGAGACGATCCTCGCCACCGGCAACTTCTACCGGCTGTCGCCGCGGGATCTGCAGGACACCACCGCGTTTCTGCTCACCTTCTGGACTGTGGTCTTCCTCTGGTGGACCTACTTCTATCGCACCACGACCAGCCTCGCCGCGAAGATCAACACCGCTGTGGACCCGTACCGGCTCAACCTGCGGGCGAGCTACACCCACCTGGTGATGGTGGCGGGCATCCTGCTCACCGGCATCGGCGGGGAGTTGATGCTCAAGGAGCCCGACGCAGAGCGGTCGGCCGGTAACGTCGTGGCGATTCTGATCGGGCCACTGACCTTCCTCGTCGGACGGATGATCTTCGAGATCTGGGTGTTCGACCGTCTGACGAAGCACTGCCTCGCGGCCGTGGTGGCATGTCTGGCCCTGAGCCCGGTGGCGGCGCAACTCCCGCCGCTGGCGGTGGGCCTGCTCGGCGCGGCGACCATCACCACCGTCGCCATCTTCGACCTGACCCACCGGGCCCGGATCGCGGGCGGAATCAACCCGGTGTCGGGCGAGGACGTCCCCCTCCGTCAGACGCGTTAG
- a CDS encoding response regulator transcription factor encodes MIRVLLADDEDLIRVAVAALLGLEPDIEVVAHAADGKTAVTAALAHRPDVAVVDLEMPGLDGIAVAAELTRVRPDCAVVVLTGHGRPGHLRQALTAGARGFLPKGSPGGALADVIRRVHAGGRYVDPSLAADALTLPPCPLTPRELETLRLAEVGAPVAVIARRVHLSTGTVRNHLSAAVQKLGAADRAEAVRTARDNGWL; translated from the coding sequence GTGATCCGCGTCCTGCTCGCCGACGACGAGGACCTGATCCGGGTCGCTGTCGCCGCCCTGCTCGGCCTCGAACCGGACATCGAGGTGGTGGCACACGCCGCCGACGGGAAGACAGCCGTCACCGCGGCACTCGCGCACCGCCCGGACGTGGCCGTGGTGGACCTGGAGATGCCCGGCCTGGACGGCATCGCGGTAGCCGCCGAGCTGACCCGGGTCCGACCTGACTGCGCGGTGGTTGTGCTGACCGGGCACGGTCGCCCCGGGCACCTGCGCCAGGCGCTGACCGCCGGCGCCCGAGGGTTCCTGCCCAAGGGCTCGCCGGGTGGGGCGCTCGCCGACGTGATCCGCCGGGTGCACGCCGGGGGTCGATACGTCGACCCGTCGCTGGCCGCCGACGCGTTGACCCTGCCCCCGTGCCCGCTGACCCCTCGGGAACTGGAGACGCTACGGCTGGCCGAGGTCGGTGCCCCGGTCGCGGTGATCGCCCGTCGGGTGCACCTGTCCACCGGCACCGTGCGCAACCACCTCTCCGCCGCCGTCCAGAAGCTCGGCGCCGCCGACCGGGCCGAGGCCGTACGCACCGCCCGGGACAACGGCTGGCTCTGA
- a CDS encoding sensor histidine kinase, protein MASEAVTPRADRRLRRARAATLVSLATGVWASVLLPAVGLTREPDPGRVALGAVGILAFVIAQTVVLYAAVTPWLDPRWRRRAELSLVAVAVLTVPLVGPVAAGRWPTWAWLGAALIGMTPLLVRWRAALAVAVGVLTVAVAVAWWTGGSVPRHLAVTGGIGVGVAAVNGFQVWFWDLLVEARQGQAAQARLAAAEERLRFGRDVHDVLGHHLTVIALKAELAARLAPVDPERAGREAAEVQRLAASALSEVRATVHGYRTVDLDEQLTAVVGVLRSCGVRCTVLPLPADLPQPAAIELAAVLREASTNVLRHSRADWCRIRIEREDDVARMTVANDGADDRGPDAHSHGLRGLADRLAAVGGELRVRREDAIFTLEATVPVSS, encoded by the coding sequence GTGGCGAGCGAGGCGGTGACTCCCCGGGCGGACCGACGGCTGCGCCGCGCCCGGGCCGCGACGCTGGTGTCGCTGGCCACCGGTGTGTGGGCGAGCGTCCTGCTACCGGCGGTCGGCCTGACCCGCGAGCCCGATCCGGGCCGGGTGGCGCTCGGCGCGGTCGGCATCCTCGCCTTCGTGATCGCCCAGACTGTCGTCCTGTACGCGGCGGTGACGCCGTGGCTCGACCCGCGCTGGCGGCGTCGGGCCGAGCTGAGCCTGGTCGCGGTGGCGGTGCTGACCGTTCCGCTGGTGGGTCCGGTGGCGGCCGGCAGGTGGCCGACGTGGGCCTGGCTCGGCGCGGCGCTGATCGGCATGACGCCGCTGCTGGTGCGGTGGCGGGCCGCGCTGGCGGTGGCGGTCGGCGTCCTGACGGTGGCGGTGGCGGTGGCCTGGTGGACCGGCGGTTCCGTTCCGCGCCACCTCGCCGTGACCGGCGGGATCGGCGTGGGCGTCGCCGCCGTCAACGGGTTCCAGGTCTGGTTCTGGGACCTGCTCGTGGAGGCCCGGCAGGGCCAGGCGGCCCAGGCTCGGCTGGCCGCCGCCGAGGAGCGGCTGCGCTTCGGCCGCGACGTGCACGACGTGCTGGGGCACCATCTCACGGTGATCGCGTTGAAGGCCGAACTCGCCGCCCGGCTCGCCCCGGTCGACCCGGAACGGGCCGGGCGGGAAGCCGCCGAGGTGCAACGGTTGGCCGCCTCCGCGCTGAGCGAGGTACGGGCGACCGTGCACGGCTATCGGACCGTCGACCTCGACGAACAACTCACCGCGGTGGTGGGGGTGCTGCGCTCCTGCGGGGTGCGGTGCACGGTTCTGCCACTACCAGCGGACCTGCCGCAGCCCGCCGCCATCGAACTGGCGGCGGTGCTGCGCGAGGCGAGCACCAACGTGCTGCGGCACAGCCGGGCCGACTGGTGTCGGATCCGCATCGAGCGGGAGGATGACGTGGCCAGGATGACGGTGGCCAACGACGGCGCCGACGACCGTGGCCCGGACGCGCACAGCCACGGCCTGCGTGGGCTGGCCGACCGGCTCGCCGCTGTCGGGGGCGAGTTGCGGGTACGCCGGGAGGACGCCATCTTCACCCTCGAAGCCACCGTGCCGGTGTCGTCGTGA